One Eurosta solidaginis isolate ZX-2024a chromosome 1, ASM4086904v1, whole genome shotgun sequence genomic window, aagcgtccttgttaggaattcattcgtttcctccagttcctctacattagcaacctctttgggttgtcccagttttgtttctacatgtttctggaatttagtccagttcgttgacctagggtttctaaaggttcctctcttctctaccctctttagggggatgttaaagctgatatacgcatggttggagaaggatggtctatcaagaaccatccaatcataccttgatatatcacgctcggagctcaatgtaatatccagaacattgctggatgttggaccaatgtatgtagggacatttcccctgttggctatctgcaaattggtttgcaggatgtaacaaaacagagattcgcctctctcgttcgtatctgctcttccccacgcattgtggtgcgcatttgcatctgcgcctatgaccaaccgccctttgcgcccttcctcctgtactagccttttgcactccatcggtgtgacctccgcagcatgggccatttagcaggacgccaggataaatgcctgcttattcttttgctcaatggccaccgctacgagatcctcagtggtgtaattaggcagcatatatgaatgcagctgtttccttaccattactacagctcgcacccgtccttccgtttgcgcgtagtaaacgccacaCCCGCGAGCGCTaaatccagaaacctttcctcccgatgagagccacggctcctggataagcgccacgtcaaacgaaccctcctcaagggttaggatgAGTTCGATCGACGCCacttttactgtgttggaggtttatctgtaggactcgcagcaccattgggctgtttgtccccctccagcaccttcgtcttcacgtcgtcgtcctccccttgcccttttgttttagagtattcgaggcccccttcagcgtctcgtgactgttgtgcagggtgttcctatgtgcgagtcacagcaccatttagcggttggtcctcttctagcacgttcgtggtgacgtcggggacctacacctgtctttttcccttaggattttgaggtccttttcgacttcgcccacctctagcgtgttaggttttttatcctcgggacttcttttcctgagtcgcatgtaaattttgccagtgccaaaggatattttaccaagctgcgtgtacaaaatatcctccgcctgcttgtttatttggaagatgtagaactgaccatcctcggtaggccgaggtacagtaagtaccttccaatcctgtgtcggtatgttcggattctgattctgcagaagtcgcagtgtatcctccgacttcatcacgcatggtatccataccttaacttttggtaccgtggggatttgcgctttatcctcaaaccgcgcgttcgtgtcttgcctttggaggtttggaaccacttcctccagccaccgcaagctcgcgatgttgtcgcacgctatcatcttcacaccattataccatccccccgaatcaaaggttggaaggggcttacttggttgttcccgcatcatcttaagcattaagctaatcatCTCCCTTTCCACAgacctccacctttcagtagtaatttgtccgaaaggactgctacgaacAACCAGCggcacagtcagtgactgctttcgcacatcactcatcttctcgggaaaagcaggagtcttagtgttatctcgctttggcacctccgagaaagccgtagTCTTAgagttaactccctttagcacctccgagaaagccggagtcttagcgttatctccctttggcttatctcctacttccttaattggaacttccctctgactcgcagctttcgaagtagttgctacctcgctattggagcccatctgtcttacagctttgggcctacttgtcttgtctatgcgactgccctgtctcgcggctctaggactgggtcctttctgcctcttgaaagcaggcttgtggccttccgccgaacgttgcctcttcattctgccattcgacacttcttcctcctcgtaccggttgcagaaccaagggtttctcgcagcaaaccttttgaactgccttcgacctacttctaccgcttcatgggcccattccaagcgctcgatctccacttctgttgggtcgaccactgctcccaagcgttgtacaattcttagtgctgcacggtactgcgagagagctcttttacttcctctgctccgtacccttccccactcttctactccgttttcatttgtgtgcttctccaacacggagttcattgaatcagcactactctcgctccccgagtccgatgcatcgcttaattcgtatttgtcgtccttggattgcgactcagtcctcctctttacatcgtccttattacagtcaggtaatgagtcgttcatcttggtcgtacgaccacctgcccgacaaggcgcgctcagcggtccagtattatatacggggaaagaaccgtccgccacagcagcgccccttactgtggtaaggccattaatacttcccgaggtggcctagtatcgggaaggctccgttcgaatacagccgaatttatcccctggctgcaaatcgtccaataggcacggtccgcataacaccctggattagggggttggcagttcttggtcaccgacatcccgccgccctcatatgaggcgaaatggcgtagatgtcagtcctaaacagctccgcctcatagtcgggcgctatggagttcggctaagccctcacatcaacggcaaggtgcctaccctagtgagggtatgTGCACGCAACCAAAAATGATACTATATTTtgcataggataagtctatgtcttccacTAACCAAActttgtgaacctagttttggtcacaaagctcttgtatgttgttgattgcaatgaaataaaatgtatagtgcagttaggttttagtaagaaatggttcaaaatttgcgttctggtgttgccgagctatgtatgtggaaaactcagtaaactaggcaattttgttagtgttatttttatagatgcttactttttcccttaacgtttaaacttcatatcagagcctagaatcagtaagtgtgagttttgatcacaggcctcaggggttctgctaacacctacgggaataattttatacaaaacatttcttccgaagtCAAATctcgtttgcatttgcttccttctctcttcgagttaaaatattctTCTGCCAAGATAcgtagttttcaattaccttgcgtggcttaacaccacaataattctggaattccttgaactcattgagctgggtgagaaagatttaaatatcaaagtgcCAAACGGGaaataatgcatagaatttctttgtataagttttgaaagtgttaggctcacggcagagtgctcgctataagatATCCTAGGCgaaaagcaatttttattttcatatattttacatagtgttgtataaccgatcgaaatatctagccgttattaatattactataaaacaagagttttttctgattagtcggttatttcatcaacaattagcggcaatgtgtttgccaacacttttcaatgcctggcataaattatatcctaggtgaaatgttattgttctggtacattttatcgACTAagtaattttttatggtgagagttccattgaagtaaattcaaaattatatggggctaCCGAAAGTGTGGCTAATTTTTgagcaatattgtgaatttttacctaagtgaaaaagaaagaaaaatgccaatcgtggctactgcctaaaaaggaccaaaattgaagaaaagggagcagcggaccaaatggggttggaagggacaatttttagtccaaatggaccaaagtggcaaccgtgaaagcgaaaaactacctttcaaatttctccacagacactggtgagtttttcggtgatgaaagcgttaccacttgggccagaatcgcggataaaagaactggtaacgatattcggttacataatgttctgggtactattttatcggtaacgctcagaatcggggcattaatggtaaataaagtttttttttaatatatgtattgtgtttttttcttttcaaaggtTTATGTATGCTGAGTGCTCACAGAAAATTGGTAGCGGAAAATGATACGGAGCTAAAAGATCTTATTTTAGATGAATTTACAATAAATCCTCGAAGAATTATACTTACAGATTTTCTAATACTCTGAGAATGAGtaatgcaatttaaaatacatctccgtaactaaataaagtatgtggaaaaatacaattttgttaaaTGAAACTCACTTGGGGGATCACATTTCTAAAGTAATTACACCCTGTACTGACTATTAAATTAATCTAtctaattcaacaaaattttgaattaccaAATCCTAGACATGGTAGATATTTTAGGGAgctcttgataaataaataaaaattttaaaggacTGCTAGAGCCCACAGCTGGGTCTATAAAGCAGGCTTCGCTTTTACCTAGACGTCATTACTCTTTATACTTATAAATACGGTACATATgaatctgaaattaaaaaaaaaattgggccgCCCTTTGTGAAAGGCTCAATACGCCCTTATATTagtgtcgttattttcggcgcgatAGAGCCGCACGACACGAAAGCTGTtttagccagattaaacctaattctatttttgggaagcagcagtgagtggcgtcctttttattttgtcaataaaaactaaaatggaagtaaataacagataataaaagctaaaatcattcttttgggcgttttttaaacataattaatattttttttctcaatttttccgccgctttcaaagtaatcaagaaacCAATGCTTGACTACGGttgtcaagctttgctttattgtggtttgAGAGAAACTGTGATATTCCCCTCAAAAGTTGAGTCCAATTAGCCTGTCCCCGTTCCTTTAAGACACGCTGGATCACCTAACTGATTTAACATGAATATACCCAATAAACATTTGGCTTGAGTACCATGTTGATAACTGGCATACTTCCTAAATTTTAGGagctgtttcgaaacagtggcgtTCTTTCTAAAAACTGCTGTTactgaaattgaaaaaatatagTTCCCAACTTATGTAAAATATCAATACTAcattattttcacgaaaataaaataaaacatgtagTTTAAATTTataacgcttcattactgctaccaACCAGGTGTTTGTTTCTCACAATTGGCTGTGATGGCACCACCTTGCagaagattttttttcaacttcaccccaactcgatatccaatgtaacGAACTTGGTTTAAGCTACTGAATACTCCGGCGTTAGTGTTTCTCTATACCTCACGGTCCACAATATGATTGGTTAGTGTTTTGACACATCTTGTGTGTTATTTAATCATAAACTAtcaattttttcacaaattttgatTTAATTATACGTTATCGTATGTTGAACCTATAACGGCCTAGTAATATTTAAGGTTCGTTTTCTTGACTTCCTGTTAATGTGGTCATTACGGAACTGACAGATAAATTTGTCGACATAATTCAATTTCTCAACGTCCTACCATATATTTCTTAAGTTATTGAGGAAATGTGTCTGCGCTGCGAATGGATGTAAAGAAGACTATCAAAATCAACTGTAAAgagagaatattttttttttaaatttggatttcgtGCAAACAGGTGTTTAAAGAGAAAAACCTTAGAACACAGGAAGATAAAGTCCTTGAAATGTTAGTTGATGAGTTTAGAACTTAATATAAAGCCGGACGCAGTGATGAAAATTTTCATGTAGAAATCAGATGTTTCATGGATATAAACCAAACAGCTGCCGCTGTCGAAACGACAAATTTTAGCTGTGAATTGACCGTTTGTTGAATTAGTCGACAGCAAATATAACGGGCGGTAATAatatacaacaggagtcgactgctaatatgcatTTTAAactatcgggagaggtgtcaaaagacgcatattTACCTCAGTACAAATAATCCAAAGGCTGTGTAAAAAATAGTAGTAATTTACAACTACTTATACGCGTCCAAAATTATCGGGAGGAAAGTGAAATTGAGAGTCGTTTAAGGTATATCCAAAACTGGAGGTGGGATCTATAGttttttgcgcaaaacaccttttCCGCATAGACGGCCTTGAGCCGCATGCATAAAAAAATACCCTGGCTAGTTCACCAATAatgtgggatcaaaattaaattcaTGCAAAACCcctttttacataatttttttcctGTGTACAATAAAAtcacaacaaccacataaaaattgtcaacttcaactaaaatttttatttttcgactgtagattattaatactgaggtaaAGACGCGTGATTAATACCCCTTCCGATAAATTTAGATGCAGTTTTGCATACGACACCTGTTCTAGCACCCTATCGCATTACATTTATATTGAACGTGTGCTACTCGCCTATCAGAGAGCAAGCAACAAATGCAAATAAATGTCGTGTGGCAGCGCTTGCCATTGAACAGCTGTTCGCAAGTCTCAATTGAGCAAAACAATGTGGAAATTTGCTAAATGAAATAGCATCTGTGTTATTATTTGCAATTATTTGTTCAATTGCATTTAAAGTTATTTAAAGTATATTTAAGTGGTAAATAAAATCCTCAAAGTGCCTATTGAATAAAAATATCGTGAGAGAGCAAGCAAATTGTTACGTATTTAATGAATAAAGTGTTATTAAATTTTATTGGAATTTAAAATGGATATACCAAAACTACAACcaataacaaataaattaaaaactaatgCATCTGCTGCTGGCAATGCATCAAAAGGTGGTGGTGGAGATGCAGCCGGTACAAGTCATGTGGGCAACAACCATTTCAACAAAAGTGGCGCCGGTTATGGGCTCAATTACAATGCTAACGATACGTCCAACCAATTTCCGATTGGCGAGTGAGTACTAGTAATGTTTGTTGTTATACTAAATATATTATATTGGTTTTTAAATATCAAATCCATCATTGTCGGCTAATAAATGGTTGAACCAATTTTTATTGGCATTGATGTGCAAATTTCGTGAAATGAACTTGCATAGTTGGTTCGCTTATTGTCTTCGTATGTTGTATGGTTAAAAACAATGCGGGATATTTAAACTGTCCTGTAAAGAAGCATCATACATCCCAACACTCCCCAAGTGCAATATTTATATAATAGTGAGTTAGGCGAACCAAGattgtatttttatatttataattggCTTAACCTCAATCTCTCCAGTCTTCAGTTAGTCGCTTATctataagttatttaaattttcgtTTTCTTCATAATAATTGGAGCTTCACGTCTCGGTTAAGTGCATTGTGAACTCCTACAAGTAAAGAATCATTATATTCCTCTATTGGAATCGCTTTCTGTGTTCGTTCCAATGAAGCACGAACAAGCACTCGATATATATTTAATACGCAAATGCAACAACGTTGTGATTCTTATATTTATCTGATCGATTTCGGATCCGAATGGTGGttctgctgttgttgtagttgtagcgataaggttgctccccgaaggctttggggagtgttatcgatgtgatggtcctttgccggatacagatccggtatgctccggtaacacagcaccatgaaggtgctagcccgaccctctcgggaacgatttatatggccacattaaaccttcaggctattcctccctccccacccccaagttggAGCTtgggggtcgccagatcctcgaaTTGTGGGTCTGCTCGTTTGACTGCAATATCAATCCGTAgggaaaattaaatattttgcttCGTCAATATATATTCAAAAAACCGAGCTTCACGTCTCGGTTGAGTGCATTGTGAACTCCTACAGGTAAAGAATCATTATATTCCTCTATTGGAATCGCTTTCTGTGTTCGTTCCAATGAAGCACGAACAAGCACTCGATATATATTTAATACGCAAATGCAACAACGTTGTGATTCTTATATTTATCTGTTCGATTTCGGATCCGAATGGTggttctgctgttgttgttgttgtggcgataaggttgctccccgaaggctttggggagtgttatcgatgtgatggtcctttgccggatacagatccggtacgctccggtaacacagcaccatgaaggtgctagcccgaccatctcgggaacgatttatatggccacattaaaccttcaggctaatcctccctccccacccccaagttggAGCTtgggggtcgccagatcctcgaaTGGTGGGTCTGCTCATTTGACTGCAATATCAATCCGTAgggaaaattaaatattttgcttCGTCAATATATATTCAAAAAACCAGAAAATAACTCCGAGTCGATTAAAAATCTAGTAATCTATGTAGATTTTCTAAAGTGCAAAttcatatataattttatatagaaaatgcATATGTATATCGCATTTGTAGCATGGGTTAAAGAAGTGATAATACTTGGTATAGGTTTGttaatttgttttgaattttaaactaaaaatttagtcgttattgttgttgtagcgataaggttctggggagtgttatcgatgttgatggtcctttgtcggatgcagatccggtactttccggtaacatgcaccattaaggtactagcccgacaatttcgcgaacgatttagtatgaccacatgaaacttcctaggccataccgcccttccaCCCCTAAGAACTGGACAACTCAATGGAGCCCTACTGCTCTGACAGAAATATTGTGGATTAGTATGGTACACAATGGAGAGGGAGAAACGTTTGTTTGGTTGCTCGGGGTAAATAAATCGAATTGCCATGAATTGGCTTTTGTGTTTCAAGCCaacgttttgttttttaataagactacatattaatattcattcaTAAAATCCAGTTAATAGAGACTTATGAGCAGCCACACAAGCAAACATGTTGGAAAAACACTATTGAGGTAATGATTTAAGTTATCGAACAGGGATTTAATAGGTGATcgaggggaatattttgaataaaattatcATCCGGAACTCTGGGAAActcttaatttgaaaaaaaagcttTCAAATTCTGAAATTTGGTAATATTACAACTTAAGTTTTGCACCTGAAATTCGCGTCGAACTTGTCGAAAATGGTACCCAAAGTAATCCGCGAAAAACCGGTCGGTATTATTgccgcttttttcgttgttgcaattaattaCATGAAAACacattctgaatcttgacgaaaatacgcgtcttttggtacCCCTGTCGACATGTGCgaccagtggcgtagtgaggtggGTGACAAGGGGGGCAAGGGGGGCAAGGGGGCATCTTTCCCCGGGCGCCACTCAGAGGAGgccgccaaatggtccgcaaagcagaacttcctggataatttgtatttttattacttaatactgatttctggaaaatattgatttctggaaaaaattttctatactaaaaaatgaaagcacatatctttttttctcacgttcaacgttaggttaggttaggttgcactggccggtccatgaggacctcacatagactgattgagtccgtagtgttaccagaagtttgttttaacgacccaactgaaaaaccttatcaaaaaccaggacctatgttataaaataactccgtcctcatggcaaatactagaagcttcttaggacttaagccacttgctgcttctagatctgacagctgtatccctcctaatagctggagtattagcctggcacagaacgtgctcgatcgtttcctcctccaacccgcacttccagcAGATGTATCACTGACCAATCCTAATATAaacgcatgtgacgccagaaggcagtgtccagtcagaatacccgtcatgaatatACAGTCCTCtcgttttaatgatagaagcaactttgttagtctaaggttgtaagacctatacataatcttcgacactttacagccccgtgcttgaaccgACGCCTaccccgcttggtcgatcatgtgcacctctcaccttcgcttaatcgcgcccagtctaattgggacgtctacggagcaagctttaagggatgctccctttttagctagttcgtccgctttttcattcccatctattcccatatgccctgggacccaa contains:
- the LOC137250470 gene encoding uncharacterized protein isoform X3, producing the protein MDIPKLQPITNKLKTNASAAGNASKGGGGDAAGTSHVGNNHFNKSGAGYGLNYNANDTSNQFPIGDRRYNYNGTGRRDFITDRRKDQHHRNNSYNSIRVSPTSTLKRQGYNESNKYPL
- the LOC137250470 gene encoding uncharacterized protein isoform X2, which gives rise to MDIPKLQPITNKLKTNASAAGNASKGGGGDAAGTSHVGNNHFNKSGAGYGLNYNANDTSNQFPIGDRRYNYNGTGRRDFITDRRKDQYQNRLEPYRPKYGPRTDQTFYYTPHWNNKNRYKTLTNRASP